In the Devosia sp. SL43 genome, one interval contains:
- a CDS encoding ABC transporter substrate-binding protein, translating into MNFKTLILASATSLLLAGTAMAQTAIKIGVLNDRSGVYADLSGEGSVIAARMAVEDFDAAGKGITVEIVSADHQNKPDVASNIARQWYDQDGVDLIVDVPTSSAAFAVNEITREKNKIFMNSGAGSADLTGAQCSPNTVHWTYDTWALAHGTGSAMVAEGNTKWFFITADYAFGQALEKDTTAVVEAAGGEVLGAVRHPFPGTDFSSYLLQAQASGAQVIGLANAGGDTVNTIKQASEFGITQAGQALAGLLIFITDIHALGLETAQGLVLTESFYWDLNDETRAWSERFAAENGGKKPTMVQAGVYASVLHYLKAVESTGGKETEALMAAMKSTPTSDPLFGEGMIREDGRKVHDMYLFEVKSPAESTGPWDYYSLLATIPAAEAFRPLEDGGCAFLAE; encoded by the coding sequence ATGAACTTCAAGACCCTCATCCTGGCCTCGGCCACCAGCCTGTTGCTGGCAGGAACGGCCATGGCCCAGACTGCAATCAAGATCGGCGTGCTTAACGACCGCTCGGGCGTCTATGCGGACCTGTCCGGCGAAGGCTCGGTTATTGCGGCCCGCATGGCCGTCGAGGACTTCGACGCTGCCGGCAAGGGCATCACTGTCGAGATCGTCTCGGCCGATCACCAGAACAAGCCCGACGTCGCCTCCAACATTGCCCGCCAGTGGTATGATCAGGACGGCGTCGATCTGATCGTGGACGTCCCGACTTCGTCGGCCGCCTTTGCGGTCAACGAGATCACCCGCGAGAAGAACAAGATCTTCATGAATTCGGGCGCTGGCTCGGCTGACCTGACGGGTGCACAGTGCTCGCCCAACACGGTCCACTGGACCTATGACACCTGGGCGCTTGCCCATGGCACCGGCTCGGCCATGGTGGCCGAAGGCAATACCAAGTGGTTCTTCATCACGGCCGACTATGCCTTCGGCCAGGCTCTGGAGAAGGACACCACCGCCGTCGTCGAAGCCGCGGGCGGCGAAGTGCTCGGCGCGGTGCGCCATCCGTTCCCTGGCACCGACTTCTCATCCTACCTGTTGCAGGCCCAGGCTTCGGGTGCACAGGTGATCGGCCTGGCCAATGCCGGTGGCGACACCGTCAACACCATCAAGCAGGCGTCCGAATTCGGCATCACACAGGCAGGCCAAGCCCTGGCCGGCCTCTTGATCTTCATCACCGATATCCACGCGCTGGGTCTTGAAACCGCGCAGGGCCTGGTGCTGACCGAAAGCTTCTACTGGGATCTCAACGACGAGACCCGCGCCTGGTCGGAGCGTTTCGCGGCCGAGAATGGCGGCAAGAAGCCGACCATGGTGCAGGCCGGCGTCTATGCCAGCGTGTTGCACTACCTCAAGGCGGTGGAATCCACCGGCGGCAAGGAAACCGAAGCCCTGATGGCGGCGATGAAGTCGACGCCAACCAGCGATCCGCTGTTCGGCGAGGGCATGATCCGCGAAGATGGCCGCAAGGTGCATGACATGTACCTGTTCGAGGTCAAGTCGCCGGCTGAATCGACCGGCCCATGGGACTACTACTCGCTGCTCGCCACCATCCCGGCCGCCGAGGCCTTCCGGCCGCTCGAAGACGGCGGCTGCGCCTTCTTGGCTGAGTAA
- a CDS encoding branched-chain amino acid ABC transporter permease: protein MFELLGIPPQALFGQLLLGLINGSFYALLSLGLAVIFGLLNIINFSHGAQYMMGAFVAWMLLTYTGINYWWALLIVPLVVGASGVVIERLMISRLYHLDHLYGLLLTFGLALIIQGLFRNQYGVSGLPYSIPVELSGGTNLGFMFLPNYRGWVIVASVVVCFATWFAIEKTRLGAYLRAATENPTLVGAFGINVPRMITLTYGFGVALAALAGVLAAPIYSVNPNMGADLIIVVFAVVVIGGMGSILGAILTGFGLGIVEGLTRVVYPEGSAVVIFVIMAIVLLVKPAGLFGRTQ from the coding sequence ATGTTCGAGCTTTTGGGCATACCGCCACAGGCACTCTTCGGGCAGTTGCTGCTGGGGCTGATCAACGGCTCGTTCTATGCGCTGCTCAGCCTCGGGCTGGCGGTCATCTTCGGCCTGCTCAACATCATCAATTTTAGTCACGGCGCGCAGTATATGATGGGCGCCTTCGTCGCCTGGATGCTGCTGACCTATACCGGCATCAATTACTGGTGGGCGCTATTGATCGTGCCGCTGGTGGTCGGCGCGAGCGGTGTTGTGATCGAACGGCTGATGATCAGCCGACTTTATCACCTCGACCATCTCTATGGACTGCTGCTGACCTTTGGATTGGCGCTGATCATCCAGGGCCTGTTCCGCAACCAGTATGGCGTCTCGGGTCTGCCCTATTCGATTCCCGTCGAACTCTCGGGCGGCACCAATCTGGGCTTCATGTTCCTGCCCAATTATCGCGGCTGGGTTATCGTCGCCTCGGTCGTGGTGTGCTTCGCGACCTGGTTCGCCATCGAAAAGACTCGGCTGGGTGCCTATCTCCGCGCCGCCACCGAGAACCCGACGCTGGTCGGTGCGTTCGGCATCAACGTGCCGCGCATGATCACGCTGACCTACGGCTTCGGCGTGGCGCTGGCCGCGCTGGCTGGCGTGCTGGCGGCGCCGATCTATTCGGTCAATCCCAATATGGGCGCCGATCTCATCATCGTGGTCTTTGCTGTTGTCGTCATCGGCGGCATGGGCTCGATCCTGGGAGCCATCCTGACCGGCTTTGGCCTGGGCATCGTCGAGGGCCTTACCCGCGTGGTCTATCCCGAAGGCTCCGCCGTGGTGATCTTCGTTATCATGGCCATCGTGCTGCTTGTTAAGCCCGCCGGGCTCTTTGGAAGGACCCAGTGA
- a CDS encoding branched-chain amino acid ABC transporter permease yields the protein MTTQSETGYRSAAAALPVGTPRHHLVIFATLLVLLLLAPSVLYPVFLMKVLCFALFASALNLLLGFGGLLSFGHAAFFGSSSYVAAYAAKAWGFNPEFAILLGVLAAAVLGLVIGALAIRRQGIYFAMVTLAFAQMVFFFALQAPFTGGEDGIQAVPRGRLFGFIDLASDRTLYFVVLAIVFGALLLIYRIIHSPFGQVLKAIRDNEPRSISLGYKVNRYKLAVFVMSAALAGLAGATKAIVFQLASLTDVYWTMSGEVVLMTLLGGMGTVFGPLVGAAVIVTMQNYFASFGAWVTVLQGAIFVVSVLLFREGIVGVLAKWWKKPL from the coding sequence ATGACCACCCAATCGGAAACCGGCTATCGTTCCGCAGCCGCCGCTTTGCCCGTCGGCACGCCGCGCCATCACCTGGTGATCTTTGCCACGCTGCTTGTCCTGCTGTTGCTGGCGCCTTCGGTGCTCTATCCCGTCTTCCTGATGAAGGTGCTCTGCTTCGCGCTCTTCGCCAGCGCACTCAATCTGTTGCTCGGCTTTGGCGGCCTGCTGTCCTTTGGGCACGCCGCCTTCTTCGGCTCGTCCAGCTATGTCGCGGCTTACGCCGCCAAGGCATGGGGCTTCAATCCCGAATTCGCCATCCTGCTGGGCGTGCTGGCGGCCGCTGTGTTGGGCCTTGTCATCGGTGCTCTGGCGATCCGACGGCAGGGCATCTATTTCGCCATGGTGACGCTGGCCTTTGCACAGATGGTGTTCTTCTTCGCCCTGCAGGCGCCTTTCACCGGCGGCGAAGACGGGATCCAGGCCGTACCGCGCGGCAGGCTCTTCGGCTTCATCGATCTCGCCTCCGATCGCACCCTCTATTTCGTGGTGCTGGCCATCGTCTTCGGCGCACTACTGCTGATCTACCGCATCATCCATTCCCCCTTCGGGCAGGTGCTCAAGGCTATCCGCGACAACGAGCCCCGCTCGATCTCGCTGGGCTACAAGGTCAACCGTTACAAGCTGGCCGTCTTTGTCATGTCGGCCGCGCTGGCAGGCCTCGCCGGCGCCACCAAGGCCATTGTGTTCCAGCTGGCATCGCTCACGGACGTCTATTGGACAATGTCGGGCGAGGTGGTGCTCATGACCCTGCTCGGCGGCATGGGCACGGTTTTCGGCCCGCTCGTTGGCGCGGCAGTGATCGTTACTATGCAGAATTACTTTGCCAGCTTCGGCGCCTGGGTGACGGTGCTGCAGGGCGCCATCTTCGTGGTCAGCGTGCTGCTGTTCCGCGAAGGCATTGTCGGCGTGCTGGCCAAGTGGTGGAAGAAACCGCTGTAG
- a CDS encoding phosphotransferase enzyme family protein, with amino-acid sequence MPLTTQGIVSALPLWRELAGGAARLVNHSENQTFRIDTPDGRAYSLRVHRTGYQSAASIESELAWLTALRRDTSLAIPEPIAGLDGRLLQHFTTPSGEPRMAVLFHHIAGQEPSPDSNLGDLFATLGGCAATMHQHVTGWARPVSFERQVWQAATILDADGPWGDWRIAPGVNAANRPMLDRLDSTLWLRLADYGTAPDRYGLIHADMRLGNLLVDGNQVTLIDFDDCGFCWFTYDFAAAISFHETNPAVPALKSAWLDGYQTIRHLSPADLAAMDSMVMLRRMALLAWIGSHAETRLAQTHMKGFADGTAELAERYMRGAIWSV; translated from the coding sequence ATGCCATTGACGACGCAAGGAATTGTTTCGGCCCTGCCGCTCTGGCGCGAACTTGCCGGCGGCGCGGCCCGCCTGGTCAATCATTCCGAAAACCAGACCTTTCGCATCGATACACCCGATGGTCGCGCCTACAGTTTGCGCGTGCATCGCACAGGCTATCAATCCGCCGCCTCTATCGAAAGCGAACTGGCTTGGCTGACGGCCTTGCGCCGCGACACGAGCCTGGCCATTCCCGAACCAATCGCAGGATTGGACGGTCGTCTACTGCAACACTTCACTACGCCATCGGGTGAGCCGCGCATGGCGGTGTTGTTCCACCACATAGCCGGGCAGGAGCCTTCCCCCGACAGCAATCTGGGCGATCTCTTTGCCACGCTGGGGGGCTGCGCGGCGACCATGCACCAGCATGTCACGGGCTGGGCGCGCCCGGTTAGTTTCGAGCGGCAGGTCTGGCAGGCCGCGACCATTCTCGATGCAGACGGTCCTTGGGGCGATTGGCGCATCGCGCCCGGCGTCAATGCCGCCAACCGGCCGATGCTCGACCGACTCGATTCGACGCTCTGGTTGCGGCTGGCCGACTATGGCACTGCGCCCGATCGCTACGGCTTGATCCACGCCGATATGCGGCTGGGCAACCTGCTCGTCGATGGTAACCAGGTCACGCTCATCGATTTCGACGATTGCGGCTTCTGCTGGTTCACCTACGATTTCGCCGCCGCCATCTCGTTCCACGAGACCAACCCGGCCGTACCGGCGCTGAAATCTGCCTGGCTCGACGGCTACCAGACCATCCGACACCTCTCGCCGGCCGACCTGGCAGCCATGGATTCCATGGTCATGCTGCGACGCATGGCGTTGCTGGCCTGGATCGGCTCCCATGCCGAGACCAGGCTGGCGCAGACGCATATGAAGGGGTTTGCCGACGGCACGGCCGAACTGGCCGAGCGCTACATGCGCGGGGCGATCTGGTCGGTCTAG
- a CDS encoding O-antigen ligase family protein: protein MTTSGTIDGSHAAGSPGLGLAVIRARTMRLLDVMVGIWIFTGGLVLFEPSPYELTFLAVLPLAFIAGLGLYRSTFGLLAIMVGFTPFALIACFQVKFTDVSDALIFSIVTIFLLLTSYFVANYVAEATERRMRIIMNAYTAAAVLCALIGTLAYLGLIPGADIFMRYGRAKATFNDPNVYGPFLVLPAMYALQRILLGSGRSQLWSTLIYLVLFVGVFVSFSRAAWGHFALSSIIVLVLCFWLEAAAHNKVRIMIMSLVGAAMLMVALAGLLSIPSVSSLFEQRAAGQNYDSGETGRFGRQGYAFELALDNPLGIGPHEFRNLRIIEEPHNVYVSVLHVYGWGGGAMYYLLVILTLWRGYIGLARPSPYRPIMIPLVATFTMLVGESVIIDSDHWRHYYLLAGLIWGISTAVGNDRTRQPANPRILI, encoded by the coding sequence TTGACCACATCAGGCACGATTGACGGCAGCCACGCGGCCGGGTCCCCTGGACTCGGCCTCGCCGTCATTCGGGCGCGCACGATGCGCCTGCTCGATGTCATGGTCGGGATATGGATCTTCACCGGCGGCCTCGTGCTGTTCGAGCCATCGCCGTACGAGCTGACGTTTCTGGCCGTGCTGCCGCTGGCCTTTATCGCCGGCCTGGGCCTTTATCGTTCGACCTTCGGCCTGCTGGCGATCATGGTCGGCTTCACGCCGTTTGCGCTGATCGCCTGCTTCCAGGTGAAGTTCACCGATGTCAGCGACGCGCTGATCTTCTCGATCGTCACCATCTTCCTGCTGCTGACGTCGTATTTCGTCGCCAACTACGTCGCCGAAGCCACCGAGCGGCGCATGCGCATCATCATGAATGCCTATACGGCGGCCGCGGTGCTTTGCGCGTTGATCGGCACCCTCGCCTATCTCGGGCTGATCCCCGGCGCCGACATCTTCATGCGCTACGGGCGTGCCAAGGCGACCTTCAACGACCCTAACGTCTATGGCCCATTCCTGGTCCTGCCCGCCATGTATGCCCTGCAGCGCATCTTGCTTGGCAGCGGCCGTAGCCAGCTCTGGTCGACGCTGATCTACCTCGTGCTGTTCGTGGGTGTGTTCGTCAGTTTCTCCCGTGCCGCTTGGGGCCACTTCGCGCTGTCGTCGATCATCGTGCTGGTCCTGTGCTTCTGGCTGGAGGCCGCCGCGCACAACAAGGTGCGCATCATGATCATGTCGCTAGTTGGTGCAGCGATGCTCATGGTGGCGCTGGCGGGGCTATTGAGCATCCCTTCGGTCTCATCGCTGTTCGAGCAGCGCGCCGCCGGACAGAACTACGACTCGGGTGAAACGGGCCGCTTCGGACGCCAGGGCTATGCGTTCGAACTGGCGCTGGACAATCCGCTGGGCATCGGGCCGCACGAATTCCGCAACCTGCGCATCATCGAGGAACCGCACAACGTCTATGTGTCGGTGCTGCACGTCTACGGCTGGGGCGGCGGCGCCATGTATTACCTTCTCGTGATCCTGACATTGTGGCGCGGCTATATCGGTCTCGCCCGCCCCTCCCCCTACCGGCCGATAATGATCCCGCTTGTGGCGACCTTCACCATGCTGGTGGGAGAATCGGTCATCATCGACAGCGACCACTGGCGGCACTACTACCTGCTTGCCGGATTGATCTGGGGCATCAGCACCGCCGTGGGCAATGATCGCACGCGGCAGCCCGCCAATCCCCGTATCCTGATCTAG
- a CDS encoding undecaprenyl-phosphate glucose phosphotransferase: MYRVDPKQAVLDHVAKQTSQDGERQLLPQTEAIIAAPVERTISGAVVAGVAQVVEAALLAALGYGIYEYYVELGQPAFYIPVILASCLLANVLFNAGRTHRITAYRTVINQLSRVLVGWTLVMVVLAVGIFFFKASDLFSRVWLASWFGGGAVLLIGYRLALRALVMRWTDQGRLRRRTVVVGGGKDAETLIEQIRSSASNDIALLGLFDDRIDERSPDSVAGYPKLGKVADLIEFARRTPVDLVIVSMPLSAEKRVLDMLTQLWVLPVDIRLSAHMSKLKFTNKAYSYVGDIAVFDMADRPISDWNLVFKWVFDKVVAITALILLSPVMLITAIAIKLESKGPVFFRQNRHGFNNELIKIYKFRSMRTDMADATAAKLVTKDDPRVTKVGKFIRKTSIDELPQLFNVLKGELSIVGPRPHALQAKADNKLYYEAVEGYFARHRVKPGMTGWAQVNGWRGETDTIDKIMQRVNHDLYYIEHWSILLDLYIVLMTPVSLVSKNENAY, encoded by the coding sequence ATGTATCGTGTCGATCCCAAGCAGGCCGTGCTTGACCACGTCGCCAAACAGACGAGCCAGGACGGCGAGCGCCAGCTTCTGCCCCAAACCGAAGCCATCATCGCCGCGCCGGTGGAGCGGACGATTTCGGGCGCGGTGGTGGCCGGTGTGGCGCAGGTCGTCGAGGCAGCTCTGCTCGCTGCGTTGGGATACGGCATATACGAATACTATGTCGAGCTCGGGCAACCGGCCTTCTATATCCCGGTGATCCTGGCTTCGTGCCTGTTGGCCAACGTGCTGTTCAACGCCGGGCGGACGCACCGCATCACGGCCTATCGTACCGTAATCAACCAGCTCAGCCGGGTTCTCGTTGGCTGGACGCTGGTCATGGTGGTGCTGGCGGTCGGCATCTTCTTCTTCAAGGCAAGCGACCTGTTCTCCCGCGTCTGGCTGGCCAGCTGGTTCGGTGGCGGTGCGGTGCTGCTGATTGGCTATCGCCTGGCCCTGCGCGCGCTGGTGATGCGCTGGACCGACCAGGGGCGGCTGCGGCGGCGCACGGTTGTCGTCGGCGGCGGCAAGGATGCCGAGACGCTCATCGAGCAGATCCGCTCCAGCGCCAGCAATGACATAGCCCTGCTGGGCCTGTTCGACGACCGCATCGACGAGCGTTCGCCCGATTCTGTCGCGGGCTATCCCAAGCTGGGCAAGGTTGCCGACCTGATCGAATTCGCCCGCCGCACGCCGGTGGACCTGGTGATCGTCTCGATGCCGCTTTCCGCCGAAAAGCGCGTGCTCGACATGCTGACCCAGCTCTGGGTCCTGCCGGTCGACATCCGCCTGTCAGCGCATATGAGCAAACTCAAGTTCACTAACAAGGCCTATTCCTATGTCGGCGACATCGCCGTGTTCGATATGGCCGACCGGCCGATTTCGGACTGGAACCTGGTGTTCAAGTGGGTGTTCGACAAGGTCGTCGCGATCACGGCGCTGATCCTGCTGTCGCCTGTGATGCTGATCACCGCCATTGCCATCAAGCTCGAGAGCAAGGGACCGGTGTTCTTCCGGCAGAACCGGCATGGCTTCAACAACGAGCTGATCAAGATCTACAAGTTCCGCTCGATGCGGACCGATATGGCAGATGCCACGGCGGCCAAGCTGGTGACCAAGGACGATCCGCGCGTCACCAAGGTCGGAAAGTTCATCCGCAAGACCTCGATCGACGAGCTGCCGCAGCTGTTCAACGTGCTCAAGGGTGAACTCTCCATCGTCGGCCCTCGTCCGCATGCTCTGCAGGCCAAGGCCGACAACAAGCTCTACTACGAGGCTGTCGAAGGTTACTTCGCCCGCCACCGGGTCAAGCCGGGCATGACGGGCTGGGCGCAGGTCAATGGCTGGCGCGGCGAGACCGACACGATCGACAAGATCATGCAGCGCGTGAACCACGACCTCTATTACATCGAACACTGGTCCATCCTGCTCGATCTCTACATCGTGCTGATGACCCCGGTCTCGCTCGTCTCCAAGAACGAGAACGCCTATTGA
- a CDS encoding glycosyltransferase family 4 protein gives MATRKLRILQVMRAPVGGLFRHVADLTRALAATGHEVGLVVDSLANDAQTESRLAALLPHASLGIHRFAMPRVLGGGDMVTPLAVRRLARSLDIDILHGHGAKGGFYARLARIGGGKAVALYTPHGGVLHFSKTSMSGRLFHKLERWLMAQTGAIIFESKYAQATYSALIGAPTCPTQVIHNGLTPDEFIPVPPAQDAADFVFVGELRDLKGIHVLIDALAGVTRPDGSPATLVMAGDGGARAALEAQIGQLGLTDRVSLLGAQPARPTFARGRVAVVPSLAESLPYIVLEAAAAQLPVISTRVGGIPEIYGPTAASLIPPNDAAALRVAMQSALDHPEETLIEMRTRLAYVSEHFSLEAMADGIEALYFSLLKAA, from the coding sequence ATGGCTACGCGCAAACTGCGGATCCTGCAGGTGATGCGCGCGCCTGTGGGCGGTTTGTTTCGCCACGTTGCCGATCTTACCCGCGCCCTCGCCGCCACTGGCCATGAGGTGGGGCTTGTCGTCGATAGCCTGGCCAACGATGCTCAGACAGAGAGCCGGCTGGCCGCCCTATTGCCGCATGCAAGCCTGGGCATCCATCGCTTCGCCATGCCACGCGTGCTTGGCGGTGGGGATATGGTGACACCGCTGGCGGTGCGCCGGCTGGCTAGGTCACTCGATATCGACATCCTGCATGGCCATGGCGCCAAGGGCGGTTTCTATGCCCGCCTTGCACGTATCGGCGGCGGCAAGGCTGTGGCGCTCTATACTCCGCATGGCGGTGTGCTGCATTTTTCCAAGACCTCGATGTCGGGGCGACTGTTCCACAAGCTTGAGCGCTGGCTGATGGCCCAGACCGGCGCCATCATCTTCGAGAGCAAATATGCGCAGGCCACCTATTCGGCGCTGATCGGTGCGCCCACCTGCCCCACGCAGGTAATTCACAATGGACTCACGCCGGATGAATTCATTCCGGTGCCGCCTGCACAGGATGCGGCCGACTTCGTTTTTGTGGGTGAACTGCGCGACCTCAAGGGCATCCACGTGCTCATCGACGCCTTGGCCGGCGTTACACGGCCCGACGGCAGCCCAGCAACGCTGGTGATGGCAGGCGACGGCGGGGCGCGGGCGGCGCTGGAGGCCCAGATCGGTCAGCTTGGGCTTACCGATCGCGTCTCGCTCCTCGGCGCCCAGCCCGCTCGCCCAACCTTTGCCAGAGGCAGGGTGGCAGTCGTTCCGTCCCTGGCGGAGTCCCTGCCCTATATCGTTCTCGAAGCGGCGGCGGCCCAGTTGCCGGTCATTTCCACTCGCGTCGGCGGTATTCCCGAGATCTATGGGCCGACCGCCGCCAGCCTCATCCCGCCCAACGATGCGGCGGCGCTGCGCGTCGCAATGCAGAGCGCACTCGACCATCCCGAAGAGACTCTTATCGAGATGCGGACACGACTGGCTTACGTGTCGGAACACTTCTCGCTGGAAGCAATGGCCGATGGCATCGAGGCACTTTACTTTTCGTTGTTGAAAGCAGCTTGA
- a CDS encoding polysaccharide biosynthesis/export family protein, translating to MRGILMRWLPLLTLVLMLPLAACASTRPATYLVDTKGPYQLDTGDVVRVSVYGDDELTDTYRIDDSGSVAFPLVGPVQVRGKTTAMAAGSIAAALANGYMRNPDVAVEVAEYRPFFIQGEIGSAGQFPYVYGMTVRAAISTAGGFSDTADRNHAVVYRRQGGQMVKGTVDLDFPIFPGDTIVILERWF from the coding sequence ATGCGCGGGATTCTCATGCGCTGGCTGCCCTTGCTCACTCTTGTCCTCATGCTGCCGCTGGCGGCCTGCGCCTCGACGCGCCCGGCTACCTACCTGGTGGACACAAAGGGCCCCTACCAGCTCGATACCGGCGACGTCGTGCGGGTCTCCGTCTATGGCGACGACGAGCTGACCGACACATATCGCATTGATGACAGCGGTTCGGTGGCCTTCCCGCTGGTTGGCCCGGTTCAGGTGCGCGGCAAGACCACAGCCATGGCAGCCGGCAGCATCGCCGCCGCTCTGGCCAATGGCTATATGCGCAACCCCGACGTGGCGGTGGAAGTGGCTGAATACCGGCCATTCTTCATCCAGGGCGAGATCGGCAGTGCCGGACAGTTCCCCTATGTATATGGCATGACGGTGCGTGCTGCGATCAGCACGGCCGGCGGATTCTCTGACACGGCGGACCGCAATCACGCCGTGGTCTATCGTCGCCAGGGCGGACAGATGGTTAAGGGTACGGTCGATCTGGACTTTCCAATATTCCCGGGCGACACCATCGTCATTCTCGAACGCTGGTTCTGA
- a CDS encoding GumC family protein: MAYESQAVRDARIDVGAVLGAVVKRLPRVILLTVLLLAATFAILMFMPRLYESSASILVEPRSNIYTRAANEQAPSLTGGEAGVVSSQIELIKSRDTLMKVIDQLDLRSVPEFNGSGGGGFSPLGLVTQLLGRKSAPVSIDETVLSNLYERLTVIQERDSRIISVLVRSTDPQRAADIANAVANAHVARRAQLSLSDTAEASGWLLIEIERLRGVVNAAETKVADFKVDNDLFTGSNNTSLLDQQLSAIAAQINSAQERKATALSRATLIRGMLERGQSIEGVADVRDSVVIQQLSEEKARLQGEKAQRSATLLANHPTIQALTAQINELNNQITIEGRRVADALDAEAQIEADLEVSLQADLTRAKGTASTATQDTVTLDGLQREAKAQRDLLEGYLQRYNEAFSRTETSSALPDVRVVTLAAPSVTPASPKTQLVLLAVGIVSVATQVGLIVFAELMSGRAIVPGRALERPQDELDEVPFSEDELEPDQIDAVAPEVAEAPATPEPVARDQYVEPQLPAPVAEATPAMPPATSNFVRTMAEDVEAVVPRTPAAEPAAEPVAARPARREPRVVPGMIALSDLASDLVLGRTHLVILAGHRSNADCEALAEELVGDALARGLSVALVDAGSALATEETGLTDLSTEAASFGDVVHKSADNSFAEVPWGRGRAISRQSSKPLTLVEALGDIYEVVVLMTGPVGMASTLPLFESLDGRLVLVAGDEDEIDAVAETREQLLDAGFAQVEIAALSARVAA, translated from the coding sequence ATGGCCTATGAGTCGCAGGCAGTGCGCGACGCACGAATAGACGTGGGAGCTGTGCTCGGCGCTGTGGTGAAACGGCTGCCGCGCGTCATCCTGCTGACGGTGCTGTTGCTTGCCGCAACCTTCGCTATCCTGATGTTCATGCCGCGGCTTTACGAGTCTTCGGCCTCCATCCTCGTCGAGCCCCGCAGCAACATCTATACGCGTGCCGCCAACGAGCAGGCGCCGTCGCTGACCGGCGGTGAAGCTGGCGTGGTGTCGAGCCAGATCGAGCTGATCAAGTCGCGCGATACTCTGATGAAGGTCATCGATCAGCTCGATCTGCGTTCCGTTCCCGAATTTAACGGCTCGGGTGGTGGTGGCTTTTCACCGCTCGGCCTTGTTACCCAGTTGCTGGGCCGCAAGTCGGCCCCTGTGAGCATCGACGAAACGGTGCTCAGCAATCTCTATGAACGCCTGACCGTCATCCAGGAACGCGATTCGCGCATCATCTCTGTGCTGGTGCGCTCGACCGACCCGCAGCGTGCGGCTGATATTGCCAATGCCGTGGCTAATGCCCACGTCGCCCGTCGCGCCCAACTCTCCCTATCCGACACTGCCGAGGCCTCCGGCTGGCTGCTGATCGAGATCGAACGCCTGCGTGGCGTTGTCAACGCAGCCGAGACCAAGGTCGCCGACTTCAAGGTCGACAACGACCTGTTCACCGGCTCGAACAATACCAGCCTGCTCGATCAGCAACTCTCCGCCATTGCCGCCCAGATCAATTCCGCGCAGGAACGCAAGGCCACGGCTTTGTCGCGCGCTACCCTGATCCGCGGCATGCTGGAGCGCGGTCAATCCATCGAAGGCGTGGCGGACGTGCGCGACTCTGTGGTCATCCAGCAGCTGAGCGAAGAGAAGGCCCGTCTGCAGGGCGAGAAGGCCCAGCGCTCTGCTACGCTGCTGGCCAACCACCCGACGATCCAGGCGCTGACGGCGCAGATCAATGAGCTCAACAATCAGATCACCATCGAGGGCCGTCGTGTTGCCGATGCGCTCGATGCCGAGGCCCAGATCGAAGCCGATCTTGAAGTGTCGTTGCAGGCCGATCTGACCCGCGCCAAGGGCACTGCCTCCACCGCCACCCAGGATACCGTCACGCTTGACGGGCTGCAGCGAGAGGCCAAGGCCCAGCGCGACCTGCTTGAAGGCTACCTGCAGCGCTACAACGAAGCCTTCTCTCGCACCGAGACCAGCTCGGCGCTGCCCGATGTTCGCGTGGTTACGCTTGCCGCCCCGTCTGTCACGCCGGCGTCGCCCAAGACCCAATTGGTGCTGCTGGCCGTAGGTATCGTTTCGGTCGCGACCCAGGTCGGCCTGATCGTTTTCGCCGAACTCATGTCCGGTCGCGCCATTGTTCCCGGCCGCGCCCTTGAGCGCCCCCAGGACGAACTGGACGAAGTGCCATTCTCCGAAGACGAGCTCGAGCCAGACCAGATCGACGCTGTTGCGCCTGAGGTTGCCGAAGCGCCAGCCACGCCTGAACCTGTTGCGCGGGACCAATATGTCGAGCCCCAGCTGCCAGCGCCTGTCGCAGAAGCAACCCCCGCAATGCCGCCGGCCACGAGCAACTTTGTGCGCACGATGGCCGAGGATGTCGAGGCCGTCGTGCCGCGCACGCCTGCCGCCGAACCGGCTGCCGAACCCGTCGCCGCACGTCCGGCGCGTCGCGAGCCGCGTGTCGTCCCCGGCATGATCGCCTTGTCCGATCTGGCGTCCGACCTGGTCCTGGGACGCACCCATCTGGTCATCCTGGCCGGTCACCGCTCCAACGCTGACTGCGAGGCTCTCGCCGAAGAACTGGTTGGTGACGCCCTGGCTCGCGGCTTGAGCGTCGCTCTCGTTGACGCCGGCAGTGCCCTCGCCACCGAGGAGACCGGCCTGACCGATCTCAGCACTGAGGCTGCCAGCTTCGGCGATGTCGTGCACAAGTCGGCCGATAACAGCTTTGCTGAAGTCCCATGGGGGCGCGGTCGCGCGATCTCCCGCCAGTCGAGCAAGCCCCTGACCCTGGTCGAGGCGTTGGGCGACATCTATGAGGTCGTGGTGCTGATGACCGGTCCGGTCGGCATGGCCTCCACGCTGCCGCTGTTCGAGAGTCTCGATGGCCGGCTCGTACTGGTTGCCGGCGATGAAGATGAGATCGATGCCGTGGCCGAAACCCGCGAACAGCTGCTCGACGCCGGCTTCGCCCAGGTCGAGATTGCCGCGCTGTCTGCCCGCGTCGCAGCTTGA